The following are from one region of the Mycobacteriales bacterium genome:
- a CDS encoding vitamin K epoxide reductase family protein, which produces MPETDATPVNARWAWKVTLPIALLGLADSIYLTYTHFHPGALVCKASGHINCAKVTTSSESEIFGHIPVAIVGLVYFVLMTVLMTPWLWQVRNEWLHRFRLLATGGAMGMVIYLITVEIHLKAICEYCTGVHIINFFLFFAVLAAFLYRPIPDAPGAAPRRKPGNR; this is translated from the coding sequence GTGCCTGAGACTGACGCCACGCCGGTCAATGCGCGGTGGGCGTGGAAGGTCACGCTCCCGATCGCTCTGCTCGGCCTCGCGGACTCGATCTACCTGACATACACGCACTTCCACCCCGGTGCGCTGGTGTGCAAGGCGAGCGGGCACATCAACTGCGCAAAGGTGACGACCAGTTCTGAGTCCGAGATCTTCGGGCACATCCCGGTGGCGATCGTCGGCCTCGTCTACTTCGTGCTGATGACGGTGCTGATGACCCCGTGGCTGTGGCAGGTCCGCAACGAGTGGCTGCATCGGTTCCGGTTGCTCGCCACCGGCGGCGCGATGGGCATGGTGATCTACCTGATCACGGTGGAGATCCACCTGAAGGCCATCTGCGAGTACTGCACCGGCGTACACATCATCAACTTCTTCCTGTTCTTCGCAGTGCTGGCAGCGTTCCTGTATCGGCCGATTCCCGATGCGCCAGGCGCAGCGCCGCGTCGTAAGCCAGGTAACCGATAG